One part of the Botrytis cinerea B05.10 chromosome 8, complete sequence genome encodes these proteins:
- the Bchex gene encoding Bchex encodes MGYYDDEGNYHSLRGGYYHGHGKTLNQDPIDSLDLAGAPAVAAPKQPANTVTIPCHHIRMGDLLMLQGRPCQVIRITTSAATGQHRYLGVDLFTRQLNEESSFIANPSPSVVVQTMLGPVFKQYRVLDLQDHSVVAMTETGDVKQAIPVLDQSNLWTRLKEAFEGGRGSIRIMVVADGGREIAVDMKTVHGSRL; translated from the exons ATGGGTTACTACGATGATGAAG GGAATTATCACTCCCTTCGTGGAGGTTACTACCATGGACACGGGAAAACTTTGAACCAGGACCCAATTGACTCTCTCGATTTAGCCGGCGCCCCAGCCGTTGCTGCTCCAAAGCAACCTGCCAACACCGTTACCATCCCTTGCCACCACATCCGTATGGGTGACCTCTTGATGCTCCAAGGACGTCCCTGCCAGGTTATCCGTATCACCACCTCCGCCGCCACTGGCCAACACCGTTACTTGGGTGTCGACCTCTTCACCAGACAATTGAATGAAGAGTCCTCTTTCATCGCCAACCCAAGCCCAAGTGTCGTCGTCCAAACTATGTTGGGACCAGTCTTCAAGCAATACCGTGTTCTTGATCTCCAGGACCACTCTG TTGTTGCCATGACCGAGACCGGTGATGTCAAGCAAGCCATTCCCGTTTTGGACCAATCCAACCTCTGGACCCGTCTCAAGGAGGCCTTCGAAGGTGGACGTGGTAGCATCCGTATCATGGTCGTTGCCGATGGTGGTCGTGAGATCGCTGTTGACATGAAGACCGTCCACGGATCCCGTCTGTAG
- the Bchex gene encoding Bchex encodes MGYYDDEAGAPAVAAPKQPANTVTIPCHHIRMGDLLMLQGRPCQVIRITTSAATGQHRYLGVDLFTRQLNEESSFIANPSPSVVVQTMLGPVFKQYRVLDLQDHSVVAMTETGDVKQAIPVLDQSNLWTRLKEAFEGGRGSIRIMVVADGGREIAVDMKTVHGSRL; translated from the exons ATGGGTTACTACGATGATGAAG CCGGCGCCCCAGCCGTTGCTGCTCCAAAGCAACCTGCCAACACCGTTACCATCCCTTGCCACCACATCCGTATGGGTGACCTCTTGATGCTCCAAGGACGTCCCTGCCAGGTTATCCGTATCACCACCTCCGCCGCCACTGGCCAACACCGTTACTTGGGTGTCGACCTCTTCACCAGACAATTGAATGAAGAGTCCTCTTTCATCGCCAACCCAAGCCCAAGTGTCGTCGTCCAAACTATGTTGGGACCAGTCTTCAAGCAATACCGTGTTCTTGATCTCCAGGACCACTCTG TTGTTGCCATGACCGAGACCGGTGATGTCAAGCAAGCCATTCCCGTTTTGGACCAATCCAACCTCTGGACCCGTCTCAAGGAGGCCTTCGAAGGTGGACGTGGTAGCATCCGTATCATGGTCGTTGCCGATGGTGGTCGTGAGATCGCTGTTGACATGAAGACCGTCCACGGATCCCGTCTGTAG
- the Bcmdr1 gene encoding Bcmdr1, translated as MFNFSSFVQKAQSFIDPTQALNISASDRNPAKSTLFRNQFRLPDSQTPLQEITAELTIAPPNQYSPNATQGEKDRDREKGFHYAGKLHLSEAYLCFSTQPTSFLQTASTGTSSGFNGQTHGAGPGGNGFTLPLCAIRRVERLHSQSYQFALAITTWNGITNTSAKDGSKQPTYQQKITISLAGTRQACERFCDGLKKGLKSGVGEVAKMKRVVAECYSEYLLQGDSKTGEAPDAGLGMLFRYPGDLRKLRDKSKMRLWGEYLRENGRNVTLIRQPTFHKLIRVGLPNRLRGEIWEQTSGSLFLRLENPTLYTDTLAKFEGRDSLAIDEIEKDLNRSLPEYPGFQSVEGIDRLRRVLTAYSWTNEEVGYCQAMNIVVAALLIYMSEAQAYFLLSALCDRLLPGYYSQTMYGTLLDQRVFESLVEKTMPILWDHLVKSDVQLSVVSLPWFLSLYINSMPLVFAFRVLDVFFLEGPKVLFQVGLAILRINGEELLDAADDGAFISVLKGYFSKLDDSAHPKSENAKLRAVTRFQELMVVAFKEFSGITQNTIAEQRMNHKDAVLNSIESFAKRTSIRNLGPESKKLSVDELGALYDRFYGVLYERQQRSQMIQEEKERRAKANRASVIAGLVENQNIEKGRVGLGPSPTLMDYDCFREFLAGMTKWAVTDSPSAQEKEVEKEKHSYFGNSMRRRDISLSPWGFGNPEPADHEFMQRLFRRWDVDMNSALTLQNVVTGLAHIKGKGDIMGSITYFFELYDDDGDGKVDREGILRISEALLFLSRRGLEGSLTPSSSMVGLSEYEAGNPAQFHSPHTTTQERFLNSVSAFIRRCFEYADPDHPQNIEDEEEDDPTEEESEEKVEDTSNDANGLVDPDSFAIGDSDDSDEEDLLDLGTDSKKTKKEINLPIIPPPSNKPKNLSTPSRSVSKAQSESANAALDPSKPLHITLPTFRMVVLADELLEQFFESSFPASFRISDKMASTSNATNSSLTTFTNIGKSAATAAANVVSGPSSAGVVPPGKGLRGVLDNIVTDGMRVAAEVRRRMDEAQKELERNAVHRPGVQDEDEEEEDDGLRVSGGYGGDAERRSVRSEDRDLLEGADAEAGSIRSGIEKVEGVGISGKIGSLMPNISGDSQRERSSSSATQKVVEFER; from the exons atgttcaatttctcaagCTTTGTGCAAAAGGctcaatcattcattgacCCAACTCAAGCTCTCAATATTTCTGCTTCTGATCGCAATCCTGCCAAATCTACTCTCTTCCGCAATCAATTCCGATTACCAGATTCCCAAACCCCTCTACAAGAAATCACCGCAGAACTTACTATAGCCCCACCAAATCAATACTCGCCGAATGCTACACAAGGAGAGAaggatagagatagagagaagGGGTTCCATTATGCTGGAAAGTTGCACTTGAGTGAAGCATATCTGTGCTTCTCGACGCAGCCTACAAGTTTCCTTCAAACGGCGAGCACAGGCACATCTTCTGGTTTCAATGGGCAAACACATGGAGCCGGACCTGGTGGGAATGGATTCACACTGCCTTTATGTGCTATAAGAAGAGTAGAACGACTTCATAGTCAGTCCTATCAA TTTGCGTTGGCTATTACCACCTGGAATGGAATCACAAATACATCAGCGAAAGATGGCTCAAAACAACCGACATATCAACAAAAGATTACAATAAGTCTTGCCGGAACGCGCCAAGCATGCGAACGGTTTTGCGATGGCTTAAAGAAAGGACTGAAATCGGGAGTAGGTGAGGTCGCAAAGATGAAGCGTGTTGTAGCAGAGTGTTATTCGGAATATTTGCTACAAGGCGACAGCAAAACAGGAGAAGCTCCGGATGCAGGGCTTGGAATGTTATTCAGATATCCGGGCGACCTTCGGAAATTACGAGACAAAAGTAAAATGCGACTTTGGGGAGAGTATCTTCGAGAAAATGGGCGGAATGTCACATTGATTCGCCAACCTACATTTCATAAGCTGATTCGAGTTGGATTACCGAATCGACTGCGAGGAGAAATCTGGGAGCAAACATCAGGGTCATTGTTTTTACGCTTGGAAAATCCCACGTTATATACAGACACTCTAGCGAAGTTTGAAGGAAGAGATTCCCTTGctattgatgaaattgagaagGATCTCAATCGAAGTTTGCCGGAATATCCTGGATTTCAAAGTGTTGAAGGTATCGATCGATTGAGACGAGTTCTTACGGCATATAGTTGGACCAACGAAGAAGTCGGATATTGCCAGGCTATGAATATAGTTGTGGCAGCACTATTAATTTATATGTCTGAAGCCCAAGCTTACTTTTTATTATCCGCGTTATGCGACAGATTACTTCCCGGATACTATTCACAGACCATGTACGGCACTCTATTGGACCAACGCGTATTTGAGTCTTTAGTAGAGAAGACTATGCCAATATTATGGGATCATCTTGTCAAATCGGACGTTCAGCTTTCAGTCGTTTCTCTCCCTTGGTTTTTGTCATTGTATATTAACTCCATGCCTCTCGTATTTGCATTCCGTGTTTTagatgttttctttttagaAGGTCCAAAGGTACTCTTTCAAGTTGGTCTCGCTATTTTACGCATAAATGGAGAAGAACTTTTAGATGCCGCTGATGATGGAGCTTTTATTTCTGTTCTGAAAGGATATTTCTCGAAATTGGATGATTCTGCGCATCCAAAATCCGAGAATGCAAAATTACGAGCAGTCACACGATTCCAGGAGTTGATGGTTGTTGCTTTTAAGGAGTTCTCAGGAATCACACAAAACACCATTGCAGAGCAACGTATGAATCATAAAGATGCTGTTCTGAACAGTATTGAAAGTTTTGCAAAACGAACCTCAATACGAAACCTAGGTCCGGAAAGCAAGAAATTGAGTGTTGACGAGTTGGGTGCTTTGTATGATAGGTTTTACGGCGTATTATACGAAAGGCAACAAAGAAGTCAAATGATacaggaagaaaaagaaagaagagcaaAAGCCAATAGAGCCAGTGTAATTGCTGGATTAGTAGAGAACCAAAATATCGAGAAAGGTAGAGTGGGTCTTGGTCCAAGTCCTACTCTGATGGATTACGATTGTTTTCGAGAGTTCCTCGCTGGAATGACTAAATGGGCTGTAACAGATTCACCATCAGCACAAGAAAAGGAAGTCGAGAAGGAGAAACATTCTTATTTTGGCAATTCTATGCGACGAAGAGatatttccctttctccTTGGGGTTTTGGTAACCCTGAACCTGCTGATCACGAATTTATGCAACGACTTTTCCGAAGATGggatgtggatatgaatTCCGCACTGACTTTACAAAATGTTGTTACAGGATTGGCTCATATCAAAGGAAAAGGTGATATTATGGGAAGCATTACATACTTCTTTGAActttatgatgatgatggagatgggaaagtGGACAGAGAAGGGATTTTAAGGATATCTGAAGCTCTACTGTTCCTTTCTCGAAGAGGTCTAGAAGGATCTCTAacaccttcatcatctatGGTTGGACTAAGTGAATATGAAGCTGGTAATCCAGCACAATTCCATAGTCCACATACAACAACACAAGAACGGTTTTTGAATAGCGTTAGTGCATTCATCAGACGTTGTTTTGAGTATGCTGATCCAGACCATCCACAAAATATCGAagacgaggaggaagatgatccgactgaagaagaaagtgaagAGAAAGTCGAAGATACCTCAAATGATGCAAATGGTCTTGTTGATCCCGACTCATTTGCTATTGGCGATTCGGATGACtcggatgaagaagatctcTTAGATCTTGGTACTGACTCAAAGAAAACTAAAAAGGAAATTAATCTTCCAATCATTCCACCACCATCCAACAAACCCAAAAATCTCTCTACGCCTTCTCGAAGTGTCTCAAAAGCACAATCAGAAAGTGCTAACGCAGCTCTTGACCCTTCCAAACCTCTTCATATAACTCTTCCTACTTTCCGTATGGTCGTTCTAGCGGATGAACTTCTTGAACaattctttgaatcttcATTCCCAGCTTCCTTCCGCATCTCAGATAAAATGGCTTCAACCTCAAATGCTACAAATTCTTCTCTTACCACATTCACAAACATTGGCAAATCGgcagcaacagcagcagcaaatGTTGTTAGCGGTCCTAGTTCTGCTGGTGTGGTACCACCTGGAAAAGGACTTAGAGGTGTTTTGGATAATATTGTTACTGATGGAATGAGAGTTGCTGCTGAAgttagaagaagaatggatgaGGCTCAaaaggaattggagagaaatGCTGTGCATAGACCAGGTGTacaagatgaggatgaggaggaagaagatgatggattaAGAGTTTCAGGAGGTTATGGTGGTGATGCTGAAAGGAGGAGTGTAAGAAGTGAAGATAGAGATTTACTGGAAGGAGCAGATGCTGAAGCAGGTAGTATTAGAAGTGGTATTGAGAAGGTTGAGGGGGTAGGGATATCGGGTAAGATTGGAAGTTTGATGCCGAATATTTCTGGAGATTCacagagagaaagaagttcTAGTTCGGCAACACAGAAAGTGGTGGAGTTTGAAAGATAG
- the Bclap3 gene encoding Bclap3, which translates to MGSSQSTPNSPSPAEAQCILLEKIQNMKFQSEEDDYIHVNEKGAAYQATSRAQWTPLSAARVEKWEEELLSDPKNRLALSALSSADPRTVLTSRTTLNQDQQIFSIKIPFEGAPITNQRQSGRCWLFASTNVFRVALMKRHNLKEFELSQAYLFFWDKLEKANWFLEQILDTIGEDLDGRLVQRLMENPVSDGGQWDMVYNIVHKYGLVPQVLYPDSFNAQTSSVINSIITTKLREDALKLRAAATTKSASTLNSLKEHMVRQIHLILTLALGPPPASDAAFTWQYLDKDGKAQELKVTPIQFAKELSTPKSIRITNSTVHDMFSLVNDPRNEYGTLLTVDRLGNIVGGRPITYVNVSMPVMKAACISMLKAGLPIFFGSDVGKYSNSQSGVMDLNLIDYELGFNIKLGMSKAQRLMTGESAMTHAMVLTAVHLDEEGKSVRWRVQNSWGEGAGKDGWFVMSDAWMDEFVYQAVVEPRFVSKSVRDVLGGEAKVLNLWDPMGALA; encoded by the exons ATGGGCTCATCGCAATCAACCCCAAATTCCCCTTCTCCCGCAGAAGCCCAGTGCATTCTTCTGGAGAAGATTCAGAATATGAAGTTTCAATCTGAGGAAGATGATTATATACATGTAAATGAAAAAGGTGCTGCTTATCAAGCTACGTCGCGAGCTCAGTGGACGCCTTTGAGTGCTGCGAGAGTTGAAAAGTGGGAGGAGGAACTCTTGAGTGATCCTAAGAATCG TCTAGCTCTGAGTGCACTCAGCAGTGCCGATCCACGAACAGTCCTCACATCCCGTACCACTCTCAACCAAGACCAAcaaatcttctccatcaaaatACCCTTTGAGGGAGCTCCCATAACCAATCAGCGACAATCAGGACGATGCTGGTTGTTTGCCTCCACCAATGTCTTTCGTGTGGCATTGATGAAGAGACATAATCTCAAAGAATTCGAACTTTCTCAAGCTTACCTATTCTTTTGGgataaattagaaaaggCGAATTGGTTTTTGGAGCAAATCCTTGATACGATAggagaggatttggatgggaGGTTGGTGCAgagattgatggagaatcCTGTCAGTGATGGAGGACAGTGGGATAT GGTTTACAACATTGTCCATAAGTATGGTCTCGTACCCCAAGTTCTCTACCCAGATAGCTTCAATGCCCAAACATCTTCGGTGATCAATAGTATCATCACAACCAAGCTTAGAGAAGACGCTCTCAAATTACGTGCCGCAGCTACCACAAAATCTGCATCTACTCTTAATAGTTTGAAAGAGCATATGGTTCGCcaaatccatctcatcctaACTCTTGCTTTGGGTCCACCACCTGCCTCTGATGCAGCTTTCACATGGCAATATCTAGACAAAGATGGCAAAGCTCAAGAATTAAAAGTCACCCCCATTCAATTCGCTAAGGAATTGAGCACACCAAAATCAATCAGAATCACCAATTCCACAGTCCACGATATGTTTTCACTAGTCAACGATCCTAGAAACGAATACGGCACTCTCCTGACTGTCGATCGTCTCGGTAATATCGTAGGAGGTCGTCCCATTACATATGTGAATGTTTCCATGCCTGTCATGAAAGCTGCTTGTATTTCCATGTTAAAAGCTGGTCTTCCGATATTTTTCGGCTCGGACGTCGGTAAATACAGCAACTCACAATCTGGAGTCATGgatctcaatctcatcgaTTATGAGCTAGGATTTAATATCAAACTTGGAATGAGTAAAGCACAACGCTTAATGACGGGAGAAAGTGCAATGACCCATGCAATGGTTCTTACGGCTGTACACTTGGACGAGGAGGGAAAGAGTGTTAGATGGAGAGTTCAAAATAGTTGGGGAGAGGGAGCAGGAAAGGATGGTTGGTTTGTAATGAGTGATgcgtggatggatgaatttgTTTATCAGGCGGTTGTGGAACCGAGGTTTGTGTCAAAGAGCGTTAGAGATGTGCTTGGAGGTGAGGCAAAGGTCTTGAATTTGTGGGATCCGATGGGTGCTTTGGCTTAA